One stretch of Lacimicrobium alkaliphilum DNA includes these proteins:
- the flgB gene encoding flagellar basal body rod protein FlgB, with protein MAISVDKLVGFHHKALTLRDQRMETIAGNIANANTPGYKARDIDFKAAMQAAQSEQKYSLSRTHEKHFDVQIRNTQDLLYRVPMQPDTGDGNTVEVQKERNEFLDTGMRYQAGLEFLKGKFKGMKNALKGGQA; from the coding sequence ATGGCAATCAGTGTAGACAAATTGGTTGGTTTTCATCACAAGGCGCTGACCCTGCGTGATCAGCGTATGGAAACCATTGCTGGCAATATTGCCAATGCTAATACCCCCGGTTACAAGGCCCGCGATATTGATTTCAAAGCCGCCATGCAGGCGGCGCAGTCTGAACAGAAATACAGCCTGAGCCGCACCCATGAGAAGCATTTTGACGTGCAAATACGCAATACCCAGGACTTGTTGTATCGGGTACCGATGCAGCCCGACACTGGTGACGGCAATACGGTTGAAGTGCAAAAGGAAAGAAATGAATTCCTCGATACCGGCATGCGTTATCAGGCCGGGCTGGAATTCCTTAAAGGTAAATTTAAGGGCATGAAGAACGCCCTGAAAGGAGGGCAAGCCTGA
- a CDS encoding chemotaxis protein CheV: protein MAGILDSVNQRTQLVGQNRLELLLFKLQGNQRFGINVFKVREVLQCPPLTSMPRLNPFVRGVAHIRGQTISVIDLSMATGGRKIDDVTKRFIIIAEYNRSVQGFLVGSVERIININWDSILPPPKGTGRASYLTAVTEIDNELVEILDVEKILNEITPLGTDVSASVTEGLDISSVKDKIIYIADDSSVARKQVIKALTSLGLKIEAAKNGAEALRGLLALAEETGDVTDKVGVLVSDIEMPEMDGYTLTAEIKNNPKLKNLHVILHTSLSGVFNQAMVKKVGADDFIAKFHPDELANSVKKWLGLET from the coding sequence ATGGCTGGAATCCTGGATTCAGTTAATCAACGTACACAGTTGGTCGGACAGAACCGGCTTGAACTGCTGTTATTCAAATTGCAGGGTAATCAGCGCTTCGGCATTAATGTTTTTAAAGTGCGCGAAGTATTGCAATGCCCCCCCCTGACGTCCATGCCAAGGCTCAACCCTTTTGTGCGCGGTGTGGCACACATCAGAGGCCAGACCATATCAGTCATTGACCTCAGCATGGCCACAGGTGGCAGAAAAATTGATGACGTTACCAAGCGCTTTATTATCATTGCCGAATACAACAGGTCGGTGCAGGGTTTTCTGGTCGGCTCCGTGGAACGTATTATCAATATCAACTGGGATTCCATTTTGCCCCCACCAAAAGGTACGGGCAGAGCAAGTTATCTGACGGCTGTTACCGAGATTGATAACGAGCTGGTCGAGATACTCGATGTAGAAAAGATCCTCAATGAGATCACGCCTCTGGGAACCGATGTCAGCGCCTCAGTGACCGAAGGGCTGGATATTTCTTCGGTCAAAGACAAGATCATCTACATTGCCGATGACTCGTCCGTAGCCAGAAAGCAGGTGATCAAGGCGCTGACCAGTCTGGGGCTTAAAATCGAGGCTGCCAAGAACGGCGCTGAGGCCCTGCGGGGATTGCTCGCGCTTGCAGAGGAAACCGGTGATGTCACCGACAAGGTCGGCGTGCTGGTTTCGGATATTGAAATGCCGGAGATGGATGGCTATACCCTTACTGCAGAAATAAAGAATAATCCTAAATTAAAGAATCTCCATGTTATCCTGCACACATCACTGAGTGGTGTCTTCAATCAGGCGATGGTAAAAAAAGTGGGCGCTGATGATTTTATTGCCAAGTTTCACCCCGATGAACTGGCGAACTCAGTGAAGAAGTGGTTAGGTCTTGAAACATAA
- the flgJ gene encoding flagellar assembly peptidoglycan hydrolase FlgJ, which yields MEQRYSLEQLEQSRNVHDLKGLDTLRKAAVSGDKNALEEAAKQFEAIFVRMMLKSMRDAQDVLSDEDNPFNSEQVKFYRDMHDQQMATDMSASGSMGLADLIVKQLGQNIEGYTPAELLRSDGNLSSINRQRLQSTEQARQQVLGTEPVTGNKLPGFSDARTFIDSLLPEAERIGAQIGLDGRALVAQAALETGWGQQMIHLPSGQNSHNLFGIKAGKGWQGDKALINTLEYRDGLPRAEKAPFRAYESFADSLQDYVDFIRDNPRYSQAMQKTEDPESYFRNLQQAGYATDPQYADKVLRLLNSDILSQSPSAQKLHSEDVQAAIQPTTGQQSAPLRVGTE from the coding sequence ATGGAACAGCGCTATTCCCTTGAGCAGCTTGAGCAATCCCGGAATGTGCACGATCTTAAAGGTCTGGACACGCTGAGAAAAGCGGCCGTATCCGGTGATAAAAATGCACTGGAAGAAGCCGCCAAACAGTTCGAAGCGATTTTTGTACGCATGATGCTCAAATCCATGCGTGATGCTCAGGATGTATTGTCTGACGAAGACAATCCTTTCAACTCAGAGCAGGTCAAGTTCTACCGCGATATGCATGATCAGCAAATGGCCACTGATATGAGTGCTTCAGGCTCTATGGGTTTGGCCGATCTGATCGTCAAACAGCTGGGTCAGAATATCGAGGGTTATACACCAGCCGAGCTGCTGCGCAGTGATGGTAACTTATCCTCTATCAATCGTCAGCGTCTGCAAAGTACGGAACAGGCCCGGCAACAGGTATTAGGCACTGAGCCGGTAACGGGCAATAAATTGCCGGGCTTCAGTGACGCCAGAACCTTTATTGACAGTTTGTTGCCTGAGGCCGAGAGAATTGGCGCACAGATTGGTCTGGATGGCAGAGCGCTGGTAGCCCAGGCGGCACTTGAAACCGGCTGGGGGCAACAGATGATACACCTGCCGTCAGGTCAGAACAGTCACAATCTGTTTGGTATTAAAGCAGGCAAAGGCTGGCAGGGTGACAAGGCGTTGATCAATACGTTGGAGTACCGGGACGGGCTACCCAGGGCCGAGAAAGCGCCATTCAGGGCCTATGAGTCCTTTGCTGACTCCCTGCAGGACTACGTGGATTTTATCCGGGATAACCCCAGATATTCACAAGCCATGCAAAAGACCGAAGATCCGGAGAGCTATTTCAGAAATCTGCAACAGGCAGGTTATGCTACGGATCCTCAATATGCCGATAAGGTGTTGAGACTACTGAACAGCGATATACTCAGTCAGTCACCATCGGCGCAGAAGTTGCATTCAGAAGATGTACAGGCAGCCATTCAGCCTACTACCGGGCAGCAGAGTGCTCCTTTGCGAGTCGGGACTGAGTGA
- the flgM gene encoding flagellar biosynthesis anti-sigma factor FlgM, with translation MSVNNINSNNGNLSKTQVDSQKLNQQAQNQTSTQADSARSQAAAPRQDSVSLTQSAQQLAQMQKKSSDAPVNQEKVERLKKAIQSGEYQVNPEVLAGKIAKLEAELFGVKS, from the coding sequence ATGTCAGTTAACAACATTAACAGCAATAACGGCAACCTGAGTAAGACTCAGGTAGACAGCCAAAAGCTGAATCAACAGGCGCAGAATCAGACGTCGACTCAGGCAGATAGTGCCCGTAGTCAGGCTGCGGCTCCGAGACAGGATTCGGTATCGCTAACCCAATCTGCTCAGCAGTTAGCGCAGATGCAGAAGAAAAGCAGTGATGCTCCTGTTAACCAGGAGAAAGTTGAGCGCCTGAAAAAAGCCATTCAATCTGGCGAGTATCAGGTCAATCCTGAAGTGCTGGCAGGCAAAATTGCCAAACTTGAGGCTGAACTGTTCGGGGTAAAGTCCTGA
- a CDS encoding flagellar basal body P-ring protein FlgI — protein sequence MRISVLLLSVMFALSPLAEAAQRIKDLATIQGVRSNQLVGYGLVVGLPGTGEQSPFTEQSFRTMLSNFGIMMPSNLKPKIKNVAAVAVHAELPPFIKPGQTIDVTVSSIGEADSLRGGTLLQTFLKGLDGNVYAVAQGSLVVSGFGAEGADGSRIVSNTPTVGSIVNGGMVERAVPSGLMQNDYLTLNLNYPDFSTAQALADAINQQLGSDPDKGPAVATPIDAASVRVSAPRDVGQRVGFLATLENFEFEPAEASARVIVNSRTGTIVIGENVRLRPAAITHGGLTVTISENFQVDQPNAFADGDTVVTPRSIVDVDMEDSRMFKFEPGVTLDQLVRAVNEVGAAPGDLMAILEALRKAGALQGQLIVI from the coding sequence ATGCGTATTTCAGTGTTGTTACTAAGTGTGATGTTCGCATTATCTCCGTTGGCAGAGGCGGCGCAGCGGATCAAAGACCTGGCAACCATTCAGGGGGTGCGCAGTAACCAGCTTGTGGGCTATGGCCTGGTGGTAGGCTTGCCGGGTACCGGTGAGCAAAGCCCGTTTACAGAACAAAGTTTCCGGACCATGTTGTCAAACTTTGGCATTATGATGCCGAGTAATCTCAAACCCAAAATTAAGAATGTGGCGGCCGTTGCAGTACATGCGGAATTACCACCTTTTATTAAACCCGGCCAGACCATAGATGTGACCGTTTCTTCTATCGGTGAAGCTGACAGCTTACGCGGTGGTACTCTGTTGCAGACCTTTCTTAAAGGCCTGGACGGTAACGTGTATGCGGTGGCACAGGGCAGCCTGGTGGTCAGTGGTTTCGGGGCCGAGGGTGCCGATGGCTCCAGGATCGTCTCCAATACACCCACTGTGGGCAGTATCGTTAACGGCGGAATGGTAGAGCGGGCCGTGCCAAGCGGTCTGATGCAGAACGATTATCTGACTCTGAATCTGAATTATCCCGATTTTTCCACGGCCCAGGCCCTTGCCGATGCCATTAATCAGCAACTTGGCTCTGATCCTGACAAAGGTCCGGCTGTTGCCACACCTATAGATGCGGCTTCAGTCAGGGTGTCGGCGCCGCGTGATGTGGGCCAGCGTGTGGGCTTTCTGGCGACGCTGGAAAACTTTGAATTTGAACCGGCAGAGGCCTCGGCCAGAGTCATTGTTAACAGCCGTACCGGCACTATTGTTATCGGCGAAAATGTCAGGCTCAGGCCTGCAGCCATAACTCACGGCGGATTGACAGTAACCATCTCTGAGAATTTTCAGGTGGACCAGCCTAATGCGTTCGCCGATGGCGATACTGTGGTAACGCCACGTTCGATTGTGGATGTGGATATGGAAGACAGCCGCATGTTTAAATTTGAACCTGGTGTCACCCTGGATCAACTGGTGCGGGCCGTTAATGAAGTAGGAGCCGCCCCCGGCGATCTGATGGCCATACTCGAGGCTCTGCGCAAAGCCGGCGCCTTGCAGGGTCAGTTGATTGTGATTTAG
- the flgA gene encoding flagellar basal body P-ring formation chaperone FlgA, protein MHERIRMVAEDFVKTRISAGDDQNISTEVKAVAVDQRIRIAPCETPFEASASDNSLTQRNVTVRVSCPSSNWFLYVMVNVQQMQKVVVAKQAVSPGELLSENQLEVVNLDVNQLRGSTYSTIGSLAGARSKRRLRAGQPIEPSLLCYVCKGDSVVITANVSGLQIKASGVAEEDGNIGDTIRIENTASRRQIDATVISASEVAVGI, encoded by the coding sequence GTGCACGAACGCATCCGGATGGTCGCTGAAGACTTTGTCAAGACAAGGATCTCGGCAGGTGATGACCAGAATATCAGCACAGAGGTCAAGGCAGTTGCGGTAGATCAACGCATTCGGATAGCACCTTGCGAAACACCTTTCGAGGCCAGCGCCAGTGATAATAGCCTGACTCAGCGCAATGTAACGGTGCGGGTTTCCTGTCCCAGTTCGAACTGGTTTTTATATGTAATGGTGAACGTACAGCAAATGCAAAAAGTCGTCGTTGCGAAGCAGGCTGTGTCACCGGGTGAACTCTTATCTGAGAATCAACTGGAAGTGGTGAACCTGGACGTCAATCAACTGCGGGGCAGTACCTATTCGACTATCGGCAGCCTGGCCGGAGCACGCAGCAAACGCCGCTTAAGAGCCGGACAGCCGATCGAACCGTCATTGCTCTGTTATGTCTGCAAAGGCGACAGTGTGGTTATTACAGCCAATGTGAGCGGGCTGCAGATTAAAGCCTCAGGAGTGGCCGAGGAAGACGGCAATATCGGTGACACCATACGCATAGAAAATACCGCCAGCCGCCGTCAGATTGACGCCACTGTTATCAGTGCTTCGGAAGTGGCTGTAGGTATTTAA
- a CDS encoding CheR family methyltransferase, whose amino-acid sequence MSDREIGSQDYQLFRDYLEKQCGIVLGDNKQYLVRSRLSPLLRKFSIDSLAQLVAKVVNSHDRGLREAVIDAMTTNETLWFRDSYPFELLKSQLLAKFRGKNSPLRIWSAACSSGQEPYSIAMSILEYLQRNPGAFPGGVQIVGTDISVDMLNRCKAAEYDNLSLSRGLSEERKRQFFQPSDGGSLKLKPQVTSMVSFRPINLLDSYASMGKFDLVFCRNVLIYFSPKSKTKILQQIAASLQNEGVLFLGASESMSGLSDAFNMVRCSPGLYYVKK is encoded by the coding sequence GTGTCTGATAGAGAAATTGGTAGCCAGGATTATCAGTTATTCCGTGATTATCTGGAAAAACAATGTGGCATCGTATTAGGTGACAACAAGCAGTACCTGGTGCGCAGTAGGCTCTCGCCATTATTACGCAAGTTTAGTATCGACAGCCTGGCACAGCTGGTGGCAAAGGTGGTCAACAGCCATGATCGGGGTTTGCGTGAGGCCGTCATTGACGCCATGACCACCAATGAAACCCTCTGGTTTCGTGATAGCTATCCTTTTGAATTACTTAAATCCCAGTTGCTTGCAAAGTTCAGGGGCAAAAACTCGCCGCTGCGGATATGGTCTGCTGCCTGTTCTTCAGGACAGGAGCCTTATTCTATTGCCATGAGCATACTGGAGTATCTGCAGCGTAACCCCGGGGCATTCCCTGGTGGGGTGCAGATTGTAGGTACTGATATCTCAGTAGACATGCTTAACCGCTGTAAGGCGGCAGAGTACGATAACTTGTCTTTATCAAGAGGTTTGTCTGAAGAACGTAAGCGGCAGTTTTTTCAGCCGTCCGATGGTGGCAGCCTTAAACTCAAGCCTCAGGTTACCAGTATGGTCTCTTTCAGACCCATCAATCTGCTGGATTCCTATGCCTCAATGGGTAAATTTGATCTGGTATTCTGTCGCAATGTGCTGATTTACTTTTCGCCGAAAAGTAAAACCAAAATACTGCAACAGATTGCCGCCAGCCTGCAAAATGAGGGAGTTTTATTCCTCGGGGCCTCGGAATCCATGTCCGGATTGTCTGATGCCTTTAATATGGTTCGGTGCAGTCCAGGCCTGTATTACGTTAAAAAATAA
- the flgE gene encoding flagellar hook protein FlgE, whose product MSFNIALSGVNAAQKDLDTTANNIANVNTVGFKESRAEFVDVYAASLLAGGKTKVGDGVLTAEVAQQFSQGSLQFTNNALDLAITGNGFFATIPEQGSQDYSYTRAGMFKLNSENFMVNSNGDHLMGFPVNPDGSSASVALSTTQPVRVPDSSGTPQPTSEVDLKMNLPANDGAFDPADFDPTDPLTYNAATSVTIYDSLGDSHVQTFYFIKDSTAGVGANEWVMVTSVDDQLVNLTESDGATVPSTPPPAPGVPAPGDAVNFAGTNTGNAVTGSRLVFSSGGDFISIESADGTNQANNKLTTEALGVGILTNGSDPAQDLTIDFNLNTATATPNEPTQFASGFEVTALEQDGLPVGRLTGVDIGPDGLVRATYSNGTSEPLSRVALVRFANEQGLTQMGNTQWQESILSGEALAGEATTGTFGEINSSALEQANVNLTTELIDMIIAQRNFQANSRALEVNNQLNQTVLNIR is encoded by the coding sequence ATGTCTTTTAATATTGCTTTAAGTGGCGTTAACGCCGCACAAAAAGACCTCGATACCACGGCGAACAATATCGCCAATGTGAATACTGTGGGTTTTAAAGAATCCCGTGCCGAATTTGTGGATGTGTATGCCGCATCTTTACTGGCCGGGGGTAAAACCAAGGTCGGTGACGGCGTACTGACCGCTGAAGTGGCGCAGCAGTTCAGTCAGGGCAGCCTGCAGTTTACCAATAATGCACTGGATCTGGCGATTACCGGCAATGGTTTTTTCGCCACCATCCCCGAGCAGGGCTCGCAGGATTACAGCTATACCCGGGCGGGCATGTTTAAGCTTAACTCAGAAAACTTTATGGTTAACTCCAATGGCGATCATCTGATGGGCTTTCCGGTAAATCCTGATGGTTCGTCGGCATCGGTGGCCTTAAGCACCACTCAGCCGGTGCGGGTACCTGACTCTTCCGGTACCCCACAACCCACCTCTGAGGTAGACTTAAAAATGAATCTGCCTGCTAACGACGGCGCCTTTGATCCGGCTGATTTCGATCCTACGGATCCGCTGACCTACAATGCTGCGACCTCAGTAACCATCTATGATTCACTGGGTGATAGTCATGTGCAGACCTTTTACTTTATTAAAGATTCTACTGCTGGTGTCGGCGCCAATGAATGGGTAATGGTGACTTCTGTCGATGATCAACTGGTGAATCTGACCGAAAGTGATGGTGCTACAGTTCCATCAACTCCACCACCGGCACCTGGTGTGCCTGCTCCGGGTGATGCTGTTAACTTTGCAGGTACAAATACCGGCAATGCAGTTACAGGTTCCAGGCTGGTGTTTTCCTCAGGCGGTGATTTTATCAGTATTGAGTCGGCAGATGGTACCAACCAGGCGAATAATAAGCTGACTACCGAGGCGCTCGGTGTCGGCATCCTTACCAATGGCTCAGATCCGGCTCAGGATCTGACTATCGACTTTAACCTTAACACTGCTACTGCGACGCCTAACGAGCCCACCCAGTTTGCCTCAGGCTTTGAAGTCACAGCGCTGGAGCAGGATGGTTTACCGGTAGGCCGTTTAACCGGTGTGGATATTGGCCCTGACGGTCTGGTGCGGGCCACCTATTCTAACGGTACCTCTGAGCCTCTGAGCCGGGTGGCCCTGGTGCGTTTTGCTAATGAACAGGGCCTGACTCAGATGGGTAATACCCAGTGGCAGGAAAGTATCCTTTCCGGTGAAGCCTTAGCCGGTGAAGCGACCACAGGGACTTTTGGTGAGATTAACTCATCTGCCCTGGAACAGGCCAATGTTAACCTGACCACAGAGCTGATCGATATGATTATCGCCCAGCGTAACTTCCAGGCTAACTCCAGAGCCCTGGAAGTGAATAATCAGCTGAACCAGACGGTGCTGAATATCAGATAA
- a CDS encoding flagellar hook assembly protein FlgD codes for MENVSNNKDIRDLYWKDESKVPEPDDGKLTQEDFFSLLTEQLAMQDPTKPVDNDQMIAQMTNFTMADSLNKLNVNFEDFAANMNSSQALQASSLIGQDVLVMGNKAALGAEGAVSGVIINEQSVQDMKITVEDQFGQTVRTMNIGTNEAGNIQFGWDGTDGNGNLLPPGNYKISASGKVGDETKDLPTAINRHVNSVSLASSSQGVILNLAGDESVKIGDVLQIGKS; via the coding sequence ATGGAAAACGTCAGTAATAACAAAGATATCCGCGACCTGTACTGGAAGGATGAAAGTAAGGTGCCGGAGCCTGATGATGGCAAACTGACGCAGGAAGACTTCTTTTCCCTGCTGACAGAACAACTGGCCATGCAGGACCCCACCAAGCCGGTGGACAACGATCAGATGATTGCGCAGATGACTAACTTCACTATGGCAGACAGCCTTAACAAGCTTAATGTTAACTTCGAAGACTTTGCTGCCAATATGAACTCCAGTCAGGCACTGCAGGCCTCCAGCCTCATAGGGCAGGACGTGCTGGTAATGGGCAATAAGGCCGCGTTAGGTGCAGAAGGTGCGGTGAGCGGCGTGATCATTAATGAACAATCGGTACAGGATATGAAGATCACGGTCGAGGATCAGTTTGGCCAGACCGTGAGGACCATGAATATTGGTACTAACGAAGCCGGCAATATCCAGTTTGGCTGGGATGGTACCGACGGTAACGGCAATTTGTTGCCCCCCGGCAACTATAAAATATCCGCCAGTGGCAAAGTGGGCGATGAAACCAAAGATCTGCCCACCGCCATCAACCGCCATGTCAACAGTGTCAGCCTGGCTTCAAGTAGTCAGGGTGTGATCCTGAATCTGGCCGGTGATGAAAGTGTCAAAATCGGCGATGTACTGCAGATTGGTAAAAGTTAA
- the flgH gene encoding flagellar basal body L-ring protein FlgH — protein sequence MKALVVFLTLLALGGCASSPPMGPAPGDPFFAPVMPDMPEERLEENGSIYRQNFANSLYSDVKARRVGDIITVVLRENTNASKSAGTNTSKESEVDVLPITGLGGNNINIGGQSVQFGLDSSNEFSGSATANQSNSLTGNISVTVTQVLPNQNLAVRGEKWLTLNNGDEYVRLTGIVRAADISPENQVQSSKIANARIQYSGTGSFARAQEKGWLTRFFSSEWWPF from the coding sequence ATGAAAGCGCTTGTTGTATTTCTCACCTTATTGGCACTCGGTGGTTGTGCCAGTTCACCGCCAATGGGGCCGGCGCCGGGCGATCCGTTCTTTGCGCCGGTGATGCCGGACATGCCGGAAGAGCGCCTTGAAGAAAACGGTTCCATTTACAGACAGAATTTTGCCAACAGCCTGTATTCTGATGTTAAGGCCCGGCGCGTGGGCGACATTATTACTGTGGTGCTCAGAGAAAATACTAATGCCTCTAAATCGGCAGGTACCAACACCAGTAAAGAGTCTGAAGTGGATGTACTGCCGATTACGGGCTTAGGCGGCAATAATATCAATATCGGTGGTCAGTCGGTACAGTTTGGTCTGGACTCATCCAATGAATTTTCCGGCAGTGCTACCGCCAATCAGAGCAACAGCCTGACCGGTAATATCTCAGTGACAGTGACTCAGGTACTACCTAATCAGAATCTTGCAGTGCGCGGTGAGAAGTGGCTGACCCTGAACAATGGCGATGAGTATGTGCGGCTGACCGGCATTGTGCGGGCCGCTGATATCAGTCCGGAAAACCAGGTTCAGTCTTCTAAAATTGCCAATGCCCGTATTCAGTACAGTGGCACCGGTAGTTTTGCCCGGGCCCAGGAAAAAGGCTGGCTGACCCGATTCTTTTCATCCGAGTGGTGGCCTTTCTAG
- the flgC gene encoding flagellar basal body rod protein FlgC, with protein MSLFNVMNIATTGITAEGVRLNTTASNIANANSVSSSYEDTYRARKPVFAAAMEQAMNSQNATPGVRVEGIVESNKPLQIEHNPDHPMADENGYIYKPNVNVVEEMADMLSASKAYETNIQLADTTKRIFRRVLMLGQGQ; from the coding sequence ATGAGTCTGTTTAATGTAATGAATATTGCCACCACAGGTATTACTGCCGAGGGCGTTCGTCTGAACACTACGGCCAGTAATATCGCCAACGCCAATAGTGTCAGCAGTAGCTATGAAGATACTTACCGCGCCCGCAAACCGGTGTTTGCGGCGGCCATGGAGCAGGCGATGAACAGTCAGAATGCCACTCCTGGTGTGAGGGTAGAAGGTATAGTTGAAAGCAACAAACCGCTGCAAATCGAGCATAACCCGGATCATCCCATGGCTGATGAAAACGGCTATATCTACAAACCCAATGTGAATGTGGTGGAAGAAATGGCTGATATGCTCTCGGCGTCCAAGGCCTATGAAACCAATATCCAACTGGCTGATACCACTAAACGGATTTTCCGTCGGGTACTGATGCTTGGTCAGGGTCAGTAA
- the flgG gene encoding flagellar basal-body rod protein FlgG, with protein sequence MHPALWISKTGLDAAQTDVSVVSNNLANASTVGFKKSRAVFEDLLYQNINQPGGRSSADTELPSGLMLGAGSKVVATQKAFTQGNLLTTENALDISIQGRGFFEILQPDGTLAYTRNGQFTLNEDGEMVTPGAGFQLQPVIAVPEDAQQITISQDGEVSATIRGQAEPVVLGQLNLTDFINPTGLQPIGQNLFVETAVSGAPLQGVPGLEGLGSLNQGSLETSNVNVTEELVNLIESQRLYEMNSKVISSVDQMLGQVIQQL encoded by the coding sequence ATGCACCCGGCATTGTGGATCAGTAAAACCGGCCTGGATGCGGCCCAAACCGACGTATCGGTGGTTTCCAACAATCTGGCCAACGCCAGTACCGTTGGCTTTAAGAAAAGCCGCGCCGTTTTCGAAGACTTGCTGTATCAGAATATTAACCAGCCAGGAGGTCGCTCTTCGGCTGATACCGAACTGCCTTCCGGGCTGATGCTTGGCGCGGGCTCAAAGGTCGTGGCGACGCAAAAGGCCTTTACCCAGGGTAACCTGCTGACGACAGAGAATGCGCTGGATATCTCCATTCAGGGGCGCGGCTTTTTTGAAATCCTGCAGCCCGATGGTACGTTGGCCTATACCCGAAACGGCCAGTTTACCCTCAACGAAGATGGTGAAATGGTCACACCCGGTGCCGGTTTCCAGTTGCAGCCCGTGATTGCAGTGCCCGAGGATGCTCAGCAAATTACTATCTCTCAGGATGGTGAAGTCTCCGCGACCATTCGCGGACAGGCAGAGCCGGTGGTGTTGGGTCAGTTAAACCTGACCGATTTTATCAATCCTACCGGCTTACAGCCCATCGGTCAGAACCTGTTTGTTGAAACGGCAGTCAGTGGAGCGCCATTACAGGGCGTTCCGGGGCTTGAAGGGCTGGGGTCTTTGAACCAGGGTTCGCTGGAAACCTCTAATGTCAATGTGACCGAAGAGCTGGTCAATCTGATTGAAAGCCAGCGGCTGTATGAGATGAACTCAAAAGTGATTTCGTCTGTGGATCAGATGCTGGGTCAGGTTATCCAGCAACTTTAA
- the flgF gene encoding flagellar basal-body rod protein FlgF, protein MDKMLYIAASGAKQDLLATGVRANNLANAQTTGFKAQLQQARAMPAFGEGLPTRVFAMTESPSNKYESGAMIQTGRELDVAIQGRGWLSVQDAQGNEAYTRAGNLQVGADGLLEDGHGNLVIGDAGPIALPLPLSKIDIAADGTLSIRPQGAPAEVLAEVGQLKLVNPQLDQMQRGNDGLFRLKDGNQAAQDIDVRLMSGVLEGSNVNPIQEMVSMIELQRHYELQVKMMKKADELDMRGNMLLRII, encoded by the coding sequence ATGGACAAAATGCTCTATATCGCCGCCAGCGGCGCCAAGCAGGATCTTCTGGCCACCGGCGTACGTGCCAATAATCTGGCGAATGCCCAGACTACCGGCTTTAAGGCTCAGCTTCAGCAGGCCAGGGCTATGCCGGCCTTCGGTGAGGGTCTGCCGACCCGTGTTTTTGCCATGACAGAAAGCCCAAGCAATAAATACGAAAGTGGCGCCATGATCCAGACCGGAAGAGAGCTGGATGTGGCCATTCAGGGCCGCGGCTGGCTCAGTGTTCAGGATGCCCAGGGTAACGAGGCTTATACCCGTGCCGGTAACCTGCAGGTGGGCGCCGATGGCCTGCTTGAAGATGGTCATGGCAATCTGGTTATCGGCGACGCTGGCCCTATTGCTTTGCCGTTGCCACTGTCAAAAATTGATATCGCTGCCGATGGTACTTTGTCCATTCGCCCACAGGGCGCGCCTGCTGAAGTCCTGGCGGAAGTGGGGCAGTTAAAGCTGGTGAACCCGCAGCTTGATCAGATGCAAAGAGGCAATGATGGTTTGTTCCGGCTTAAAGACGGCAATCAGGCGGCCCAGGACATTGATGTCAGATTGATGAGCGGCGTGCTCGAAGGCAGCAACGTTAACCCAATTCAAGAAATGGTCAGCATGATCGAACTGCAGCGTCACTACGAATTGCAGGTCAAGATGATGAAAAAAGCTGACGAGCTGGATATGCGCGGCAATATGCTGTTACGCATTATCTGA